A genome region from Micromonospora inyonensis includes the following:
- a CDS encoding MFS transporter, which produces MSDTAKQATGAARQQPDAAGPRKPGLVLALLAACALMIVLDSTVVYVALPQIQQSLEMSATALVWVVNAYALAFGGLMLLGGRAGDIVGQRRVLLVGLVIFGVASLLCGLAPSPEVLIAARALQGVGAALVAPTSLSLIPINFTDDAARNKAIGVYTGIAAAGGTLGLIIGGVLSDAASWRWVFFINVPVVALVLLLAPGAVKESQPQRGSFDVVGAVTSTGAMVALVYALVRTSTEGWGDPVVLVCLAVAAVLFTVLLLAERRARQPLLPLRLFTDRVRASGFVTLLFFPAAFAGLFFFLTQYFQGVWSYSALRTGFAFVPAAILVLVAAVLTGQLVPKLGPSVVAGIGAVLTTVAMLWLTQLSADGGYATSLLGPLVLGGFGAGLIYASVTASIMSNVAPEVTGAASSVLQAVQQIGPALGLAVLVTAAGTPADPVEGMRRAFWVAAVIAALPAVLALFNRRARTS; this is translated from the coding sequence ATGTCTGACACGGCCAAACAGGCGACCGGCGCGGCGCGCCAGCAGCCCGACGCGGCGGGCCCCCGTAAGCCCGGACTCGTGCTGGCACTTCTGGCCGCCTGCGCGTTGATGATCGTCCTCGACTCGACGGTGGTGTACGTCGCGCTGCCGCAGATCCAGCAGAGTCTCGAGATGAGCGCCACCGCACTGGTCTGGGTGGTCAACGCCTACGCGCTGGCCTTCGGCGGCCTGATGCTGCTCGGCGGTCGGGCCGGTGACATCGTCGGCCAGCGGCGGGTGCTCCTCGTCGGGCTGGTGATCTTCGGTGTCGCCTCGCTGCTGTGCGGCCTGGCCCCCTCCCCGGAGGTGCTGATCGCCGCGCGCGCCCTGCAGGGCGTCGGGGCGGCGCTGGTCGCACCGACGTCGCTCTCGCTGATTCCGATCAACTTCACCGACGACGCGGCCCGGAACAAGGCGATCGGCGTCTACACCGGCATCGCCGCCGCCGGCGGTACGCTCGGCCTGATCATCGGTGGGGTGCTCAGCGACGCCGCCTCCTGGCGCTGGGTCTTCTTCATCAACGTCCCCGTGGTCGCGCTGGTGCTCCTGCTCGCGCCGGGTGCGGTCAAGGAGAGCCAGCCGCAGCGCGGCTCGTTCGACGTCGTCGGGGCGGTGACCTCGACCGGCGCGATGGTCGCCCTGGTGTACGCCCTGGTCCGCACCTCGACCGAGGGTTGGGGCGACCCGGTCGTCCTGGTCTGCCTCGCCGTGGCGGCGGTCCTCTTCACCGTCCTGCTCCTGGCCGAGCGGCGGGCCCGGCAGCCGCTGCTGCCGCTGCGGCTCTTCACCGATCGGGTACGGGCCAGCGGCTTCGTCACCCTGCTGTTCTTCCCGGCCGCCTTCGCCGGTTTGTTCTTCTTCCTCACCCAGTACTTCCAGGGGGTGTGGAGCTACTCCGCGCTGCGCACCGGCTTCGCCTTCGTTCCGGCGGCGATCCTGGTCCTGGTCGCCGCGGTGCTGACCGGTCAGTTGGTGCCGAAGCTCGGCCCGAGCGTCGTGGCCGGGATCGGCGCGGTGCTCACCACCGTCGCGATGCTCTGGCTCACCCAGCTCTCCGCCGACGGCGGCTACGCGACCTCGCTGCTCGGTCCGCTGGTGCTCGGCGGCTTCGGCGCCGGACTGATCTACGCCTCGGTCACCGCCTCGATCATGTCGAACGTGGCGCCGGAGGTGACGGGCGCGGCCTCCAGCGTGCTGCAGGCCGTCCAGCAGATCGGTCCGGCGCTCGGCCTGGCCGTGCTGGTCACCGCAGCGGGTACGCCCGCCGACCCGGTCGAGGGGATGCGCCGGGCGTTCTGGGTGGCCGCCGTCATCGCCGCCCTGCCGGCCGTCCTCGCGCTGTTCAACCGCCGGGCACGTACCAGCTGA
- a CDS encoding zinc-dependent alcohol dehydrogenase: MRALQFHGGHKAQIIDTPRPEAPPGWGVVKVHYCCLCGSDLWLYRGKWHGNRYPIVPGHEWAGVVDSAPKGYESWVGRPVTGDLIVGCQTCGPCRDGLPVMCENLIEIGFTVDGGCASYVAVPMTNLYPLPEGMDLAAASQTEPLAVALHAVDRINLRPAERVAVLGAGGIGQLILQSAKATGATVTLATDLVAERRKIAEESGAAVAVHPSELPELTSYADKVDVVFEASGDPESVVRALDLVRPGGRVCLVGYQVGAEHALETARLPLSYASLVGVMGPGGKYREAVDLLANGAIDTRPILTDIVTLDDYGPAIDRAINRTDGTVRVVFDLRGE; the protein is encoded by the coding sequence ATGCGGGCTCTACAGTTCCATGGCGGACACAAGGCTCAGATCATCGACACTCCCCGCCCGGAGGCACCTCCCGGATGGGGCGTCGTCAAGGTGCACTACTGCTGCCTCTGCGGCAGTGACCTCTGGCTCTATCGAGGAAAGTGGCACGGCAACCGGTACCCCATCGTGCCGGGCCACGAGTGGGCCGGCGTGGTGGACTCCGCCCCGAAGGGGTACGAGTCCTGGGTCGGGCGGCCGGTCACCGGCGACCTGATCGTCGGCTGCCAGACCTGCGGGCCCTGCCGGGACGGGCTGCCGGTGATGTGCGAGAACCTGATCGAGATCGGCTTCACGGTCGACGGCGGCTGCGCCTCCTACGTGGCCGTACCGATGACCAACCTCTACCCGCTCCCCGAGGGGATGGACCTCGCCGCGGCGAGCCAGACCGAGCCGCTCGCCGTGGCGCTGCACGCGGTGGACCGGATCAACCTGCGGCCCGCCGAGCGGGTCGCGGTGCTCGGCGCGGGTGGCATCGGCCAGCTCATCCTCCAGTCCGCCAAGGCGACCGGGGCCACGGTCACCCTCGCCACGGATCTGGTCGCCGAGCGACGCAAGATCGCTGAGGAGAGCGGTGCCGCGGTTGCGGTGCACCCCAGTGAGCTGCCCGAGCTCACCAGCTACGCGGACAAGGTGGACGTCGTGTTCGAGGCTTCCGGCGACCCGGAGTCCGTGGTCCGCGCGCTCGACCTGGTCCGCCCCGGCGGTCGGGTCTGCCTGGTCGGCTACCAGGTGGGCGCCGAACACGCGCTGGAGACCGCCCGCCTGCCGCTGTCGTACGCCAGCCTGGTCGGCGTCATGGGGCCCGGCGGCAAGTACCGGGAGGCCGTCGACCTGCTCGCGAACGGCGCGATCGACACCCGGCCGATCCTTACCGACATCGTCACCCTGGACGACTACGGCCCGGCCATCGACCGCGCGATCAACCGGACCGACGGCACCGTCCGGGTCGTCTTCGACCTGCGCGGGGAGTAG